A single window of Malus sylvestris chromosome 5, drMalSylv7.2, whole genome shotgun sequence DNA harbors:
- the LOC126624158 gene encoding uncharacterized protein At4g04980-like isoform X3 yields the protein MTIGSCFSPLFRRKPSGIKAMKDTKGAKSLPAKQKNASRRGVPKDRSCGDSANEIRMTELRKKITIFRDIIDLPACDASAAITEMVMRLMGDLQKLFPEIVLHKQLSEIEEASIEKVLASFCKALKSIGESWMTSYDRLDKPRYDFPSLKENVNQDELVETVLETLDCLMKMARDKFDMMDEDDQKREDYSPRNSSFGKFLSDSESYASGSTCPSPITPSSVLPEIDGSPRAQKRANIGSKSPLLWTLRVQAVGKLNLMIDVKNLSLHLSKQGAHGTNNGLEKIENLFEEPSIGTELDRTPQKTIAATDEEVVAPNLSLNEKSSGKGIDNTSDDVETPTTASETLEADTRVSLLSPSPTLPQPKSAPLPPPPTTQQLSLPNTEAATRIPTFPPPPPLHTLKLNVATPLPPSPSLPAMQPQIAATPPPPPTLTPHNVAAVGGPPPPPPQPMEPGPVSVNLTPPPTPVIPRSTKVVPPLPPPPQGSSNGAPAPPPPPGPSIGSPPPPPPMLKGPSNGGAPPPPPMLKGPSNGAAPPPPPALGTGRSLRPKKDTKLKRSPQMGSLYRLLKRKVEGSSLDGKASNGRKGGIGSSSGGKQGMADALAEITKRSAYFQQIEEDVQKYAKPIMEMRTTLGSFKTKDMNELMQFHKKVESVLEHLTDESQVLSRFEGFPTKKLEAIRMAAALHTNLNTMLNELQNWKLVVPLGQLLDKAERCFDKVIHR from the exons ATGACTATCGGAAGCTGTTTCAGTCCATTGTTTCGTCGTAAACCTTCTGGAATTAAG GCAATGAAAGACACCAAGGGGGCTAAGAGTCTGCCTGCGAAACAGAAGAACGCTTCTAGGAGAGGCGTGCCAAAAGATAGGTCTTGCGGAGATTCAGCCAACGAGATTCGGATGACCGAACTCCGGAAGAAGATCACTATCTTCAGAGACATCATCGACCTACCAGCATGTGATGCTTCTGCTGCAATAACTGAG ATGGTAATGAGGTTGATGGGAGATCTACAGAAGCTTTTCCCTGAAATTGTGCTGCATAAACAATTATCGGAAATAGAGGAAGCATCTATAGAAAAG GTCCTGGCCTCCTTCTGCAAGGCATTGAAATCTATTGGAGAGTCTTGGATGACAAGTTATGACAGGTTGGACAAACCGAGATATGATTTCCCATCACTCAAGGAGAATGTCAATCAGGATGAACTCG TTGAGACGGTGCTGGAAACGCTTGATTGCTTGATGAAGATGGCACGGGACAAGTTTGATATGATGGATGAGGATGACCAGAAAAGAGAAGATTACAGCCCTCGGAATAGCTCATTTGGGAAGTTCTTGAGCGATTCAGAGAGCTACGCCTCAGGTTCCACCTGTCCTTCTCCGATCACTCCATCTTCTGTCCTACCCGAGATTGATGGTTCTCCAAGAGCACAAAAGAGAGCCAACATTGGTTCCAAATCACCATTGCTTTGGACTCTGAGAGTGCAAGCAGTTGGGAAACTAAATCTGATGATTGATGTTAAGAACTTGTCTCTTCACTTATCAAAACAAGGAGCTCATGGCACCAACAATGGTCTGGAAAAGATTGAAAATTTGTTTGAAGAACCATCAATTGGGACAGAATTAGATAGAACCCCTCAAAAGACAATTGCAGCAACAGATGAGGAAGTAGTAGCCCCAAATCTTAGTTTGAATGAGAAGTCTAGTGGAAAGGGTATCGACAACACAAGTGATGATGTTGAAACTCCAACCACAGCCTCTGAAACATTGGAAGCAGACACCAGAGTATCATTGCTTTCACCCTCACCTACACTTCCACAACCAAAATCAGCGCCTCTGCCTCCACCTCCAACAACGCAACAACTTTCACTGCCCAATACAGAAGCAGCAACAAGAATACCAACATtccctccaccaccaccactacacACTTTGAAGCTAAATGTTGCAACACCACTGCCGCCATCACCATCACTACCCGCCATGCAGCCACAAATTGCAGCaactcctccaccaccaccaacatTAACCCCACATAATGTAGCAGCAGTTGGGGGGCCACCACCCCCACCGCCTCAACCAATGGAACCAGGGCCAGTGTCAGTAAATCTAACCCCTCCACCAACACCAGTGATACCAAGGTCAACAAAAGTGGTTCCACCCCTACCCCCACCTCCTCAAGGATCATCAAATGGAGCTCCagcaccaccacctccaccagGACCGTCAATTGGCAGTCCTCCACCCCCACCACCCATGTTAAAAGGGCCATCAAATGGAGGTGCTCCACCGCCACCACCCATGTTAAAAGGCCCATCAAATGGAGCTGCTCCACCCCCACCTCCCGCACTCGGCACAGGAAGATCCTTGCGCCCCAAGAAAGACACTAAACTGAAGAGATCACCTCAGATGGGCAGTCTCTACCGCCTTCTCAAGAGAAAGGTGGAAGGATCTAGCTTGGATGGCAAGGCATCCAATGGGAGAAAGGGTGGAATTGGAAGCAGCTCTGGTGGAAAACAAGGAATGGCTGATGCTCTAGCAGAGATTACAAAGAG ATCAGCATactttcaacaaattgaagaagatgTTCAGAAGTATGCGAAGCCTATCATGGAAATGAGAACCACCCttggttctttcaaaacaaaagacatgaatGAGTTGATGCAGTTTCACAAGAAAGTCGAATCCGTCCTTGAACACTTGACTGATGAGTCACAG GTGCTCTCACGGTTTGAAGGGTTCCCAACAAAGAAGTTGGAAGCAATCAGGATGGCAGCAGCACTACACACAAATTTAAATACAATGCTCAATGAACTACAAAACTGGAAACTAGTGGTTCCATT
- the LOC126623615 gene encoding COP1-interacting protein 7-like: protein MEARLDYALFQLTPTRTRCDLVIFYGGKSEKLASGLFQPFVSHLKYVKDEISRAGYSITLRPPTQMAPWFTKSTFQRFVRFVSTPAVLERFVSIEKEILQIESSVQLEEGVVSANQSTRKSTGSLKKRGELEEAGDVENENSKVYLRRLLETRVALLRKQQAMAYARGLVAGFEIYNMDDVISFSDAFGASRLREACINFKELYKQKHTDGLWIQEVAAVVACSSSDLQFTGASEITLTNEPEVTNQNVMPNQNPQYFYGSLGRSNQLPPYHGYPFPTMQSFPPHYPRNMQWPPSMDEANCGWELNYHRTQKSSSRRKKKNKTQTKYSGEGNQTESSDSTSATDSDSETLQERKHSDMENSSKKKFKKKSSRKVVIENINYITPKRRDGNKDGVSDESFSDEKTEKAEVLEISHESHSQERGVEKSHSMFNGSSSEDLTVQAVVAIDVQDGHFIARSEGGNSLAERPTLGLNFERTPNKLTVSAAADPLVAMERNGTNDHGVKLEDFRNEENFSSVMERKDCAAEDILLLQRSVTSETENRSAFSASAAESTVTRGSRGEDWFVVNHSESTEDQKVPMKQTVFNGDCIFALERKSNMCVDDSFFIQSRSAVDDMYESPWKTEISMVNDLSLAAQKENGVIDIPQTRTSEPDDLCMILERDSNLESAEISWTIDYEADISFTEANRRSSGVETADGVDKKPASNGVDTNVKSNKVPGAKERGKEAKSSIVRRSLVNNRPDIKSKKVFPARGPIIQKSKFEKEEEIRQKMEEMRIERQKRIAEKTAAAGFSPIAPQKSFIRRQNRKGLPH from the exons ATGGAAGCTCGCCTCGACTACGCCTTGTTTCAGCTAACTCCAACTCGAACCAG ATGTGACTTGGTGATCTTCTATGGAGGCAAATCTGAAAAACTAGCATCTGGGTTGTTCCAACCTTTTGTTTCGCACCTCAAATATGTAAAAGATGAGATTTCCAGAGCTGGGTATTCCATTACTCTTCGCCCACCCACCCAAATGGCACCCTGGTTCACCAAATCCACATTTCAAAG atttgTGCGGTTTGTTAGCACCCCAGCAGTTCTGGAGAGGTTTGTCAGTATTGAAAAGGAGATTTTGCAGATTGAGAGTTCAGTTCAACTGGAGGAAG GAGTTGTCTCTGCTAATCAGAGTACAAGGAAGTCAACTGGTTCTTTGAAG aaaagAGGTGAACTTGAAGAAGCAGGGGATGTAGAAAATGAAAACTCCAA GGTTTACCTTCGACGCCTTCTGGAAACTCGAGTGGCATTGCTTCGGAAACAGCAAGCAATGGCTTATGCGCGTGGCCTTGTTGCTGGTTTTGAGATCTACAATATGGATGATGTCATTTCTTTTTCAGATGCATTTGGAGCTTCACGCTTAAG GGAAGCATGCATTAACTTCAAGGAATTATACAAGCAAAAGCACACAGATGGTTTATGGATACAAGAAGTAGCAGCAGTAGTGGCCTGTTCATCATCAGATCTGCAATTCACAGGAGCGTCTGAAATTACACTTACAAATGAGCCAGAGGTCACTAATCAAAATGTTATGCCGAATCAGAATCCTCAGTACTTTTATGGTTCACTAGGCCGTTCAAACCAATTGCCTCCGTATCATGGATATCCTTTCCCTACTATGCAGTCTTTTCCTCCTCATTATCCAAGGAACATGCAATGGCCTCCCAGCATGGATGAAGCAAACTGTGGTTGGGAACTGAATTATCATAGGACTCAAAAGTCATcttcaagaagaaagaagaagaataaaacacaaactaaatactCAGGGGAAGGCAACCAAACTGAGTCCAGTGACTCCACTTCTGCGACTGATTCTGATTCAGAGACACTTCAAGAGAGAAAGCATTCTGATATGGAGAATTCATCCAAAAAGAAGTTTAAGAAGAAATCCTCGCGGAAAGTGGTCATTGAAAACATCAACTACATCACACCCAAGAGGAGGGATGGGAATAAAGACGGAGTTTCTGATGAATCTTTTTCGGATGAGAAGACTGAGAAAGCAGAAGTATTGGAGATATCCCATGAGTCACACTCACAAGAAAGAGGCGTAGAGAAGAGTCACTCTATGTTTAATGGATCAAGTAGTGAGGATTTGACTGTTCAGGCTGTAGTTGCCATTGATGTTCAAGATGGACATTTTATAGCGAGGTCTGAAGGTGGTAATTCATTAGCAGAAAGGCCTACTTTGGGGCTCAATTTCGAGAGAACTCCAAATAAACTAACAGTTTCAGCTGCAGCTGATCCTTTGGTTGCGATGGAGAGGAATGGAACAAATGACCATGGAGTTAAATTGGAAGATTTTCGGAATGAAGAAAATTTCAGTTCAGTTATGGAGAGAAAAGATTGTGCAGCTGAGGACATATTACTTTTACAGAGATCGGTAACATCAGAAACTGAAAATAGGTCTGCATTTTCTGCTTCTGCTGCTGAGTCTACTGTAACCAGGGGTTCGAGGGGAGAAGATTGGTTTGTCGTCAATCATTCAGAAAGTACAGAAGACCAGAAAGTACCAATGAAGCAAACAGTTTTTAATGGTGATTGCATCTTTGCATTGGAGAGAAAAAGCAATATGTGCGTAGATGATTCTTTCTTTATACAGTCTCGATCAGCAGTTGATGATATGTATGAATCTCCATGGAAAACAGAAATAAGCATGGTTAACGATCTGAGTTTAGCTGCCCAGAAGGAAAATGGAGTTATAGATATTCCACAGACTCGAACATCTGAGCCAGATGACCTTTGCATGATTCTTGAAAGGGATTCCAACTTGGAGTCTGCTGAAATTTCTTGGACTATAGACTATGAAGCAGACATTTCATTTACTGAGGCAAATAGAAGATCTTCTGGTGTTGAGACAGCTGATGGCGTGGATAAGAAGCCTGCTTCGAACGGTGTGGACACCAATGTGAAGAGCAATAAAGTTCCTGGAGCAAAAGAACGCGGTAAAGAAGCAAAGTCTAGCATCGTACGGAGATCCCTAGTTAACAACAGACCTGATATTAAAAGCAAGAAAGTATTTCCTGCAAGAGGGCCTATAATACAAAAGAGCAAATTCGAGAAG GAAGAAGAAATTCGGCAAAAGATGGAGGAAATGCGGATAGAACGCCAAAAGCGAATTGCTGAGAAAACTGCAGCGGCTGGCTTTTCTCCGATAGCACCCCAAAAGAGCTTCATTAGAAGGCAAAACAGAAAAGGGCTCCCCCATTAA
- the LOC126622947 gene encoding TIR-only protein-like — translation MQRSPALVRNFLRQGSNQFLTVKSRPPCDVFINHRGIDTKRTVAGLLFYHFSRLNLHPFLDSKNMKPGDKLFDKIDAAIHKCKVGVAVFSPHYCESYFCLHELALLMESKKRVIPVFCNVKPSHLRVRDNGTCSAVELQRFSWALEEAKYTVGLTFDSSKGDWSEFLREASDAVLQNLVEVEGVYRP, via the exons ATGCAGCGTTCGCCAGCTTTGGTTCGCAATTTCCTCCGCCAGGGAAGCAACCAATTTCTAACCGTTAAATCACGCCCGCCATGTGACGTGTTCATTAACCACCGTGGGATCGACACCAAGAGAACCGTGGCCGGGTTGCTCTTTTACCATTTCTCAAGGCTCAACTTGCATCCTTTCTTGGACAGCAAGAACATGAAACCTGGGGATAAGTTGTTCGACAAAATTGACGCGGCGATCCACAAATGTAAGGTGGGGGTTGCCGTGTTTTCACCTCATTATTGCGAATCTTACTTTTGTCTCCATGAGTTGGCTCTGCTCATGGAATCTAAGAAGAGGGTGATACCAGTTTTCTGCAATGTAAAGCCGTCTCATCTTAGGGTCAGGGACAATGGAACTTGCTCCGCAGTTGAGCTACAAAGGTTCAGTTGGGCACTTGAAGAAGCTAAGTACACGGTTGGACTCACTTTCGACTCCTCTAAAGG GGATTGGTCGGAGTTCCTAAGAGAAGCTTCTGATGCAGTGCTGCAGAACTTGGTGGAAGTGGAAGGAGTATACCGACCGTAA